The Bradysia coprophila strain Holo2 chromosome X unlocalized genomic scaffold, BU_Bcop_v1 contig_20, whole genome shotgun sequence region CAGATAATATTTCTGATCACCACATAGTactaaaaatagattttagtgattttattagattaaatctttttttatgatttcggCTGTGATCAAATGATCGATTTTAcatactactactactactatttaaattttgtctgttAACCTGTcgcagacggcaagcatatcaacAGTTTACTATTCAaattattacttcatttgatcgaagattttcatagattgatttcagaaatcttttacttcatttgtttttaataagcTATTTACTATATTAGTCAGAcgttgtcgtttattattgctgtcttTGTcgatcgcccaaaaccacttacagttgaggtgtgacgcaagtccacttacaaaagaactgatatcggtgtagttgacgcttacagattcgacacgcaaaaagatatgcgtcacaaatggcagctgatgaggaaagcatTTCGTCAACAAGTAGCAGcgctttttagggaaaccatgaaacacgtatcgactagaatctaaaactctataactttgtcttttaaatgAACTTTCTATCTACCATATTTttcgagttatggctgacatagctcgcacttaaaacgctcatagctcccaaatgatcgattcttggagaaaaccatcaaaaacGTGTCGACTAcaatgtgaaactctataactttgtcttttacacgaggtttctttttccggctgacatagctcgcacttaaaatgctcatagctcccaaatggtaaatttttgttgaaaacactgaaacacgtgtcgacagaaatttgaaactatataaatttgtcttttatacgaggtttctatctgccatattttctgagttatgggtCCTATAGTTCAATAGCTTAAAACgttcatagctccgaaattataagcttttatgaaaattccttcaaattagtttcttagaattacgtccttgacatacactgaaaatttcagccaaatccaccggtaaattcaaaagtttcgttgtaacaaagtgacaaaaggacaaaggttggtaaaatctTAGAGTacttatacctagagaggtatttcgtacgataaaatgtggtcccgaccttagagtaattatacctagagaggaaatgacgaacagaattacgtaaaatttgtggtccCGACATGAAATACGTAATGTGTGATAGTGTGAGTTTTTCCCTACTAAATTAGTGGGCAAATTAgcgcaaaaaatttgaatgtgccTACTAGAAGgattcttttttaaaaaatcagTCTCATTTGAAGGAAAATTACAAATCAACGAACAAATGCAACTCgagcaattttttattatgcacttaaaattaccgaaaaaatgAACAGGCATTGCCCTTGACTTCTTTTCTTTAGCATCCCGTAATGTATCACATTTGCACCgtatttaattaataattattattattgcgaatgattttaaacaaaattccaaaatagtGGTACGCgatttggaaaatataaaactgacaactatcaaaattttcaacgccTACATGTGTTAGTGAAAAGCTCTACgcaaaattgtacgaaatgtgAATCTTATACAAACGGATGTCGGGACCTTAGAGTATTTAtaataattactctaaggccCATAGCACATAGAGTCCTTCATCATATGACCCACTTTGTTAAAGATGTAACACTCGATACTTTCGAGTTAACAGTCAATTCACATCATACATTCTCAACAATGTGAATCAAACGACGTTGATAATCAAACAATAgcttttgttgaacaaatacAAAAGTCAGATCGTCTTGTTCCATTGCTTCCACTGTGGTTATGAGTGAGTCATAACttactgcttctagcatgatcATACTTATGAAATGGTTACAATGCATTTTGATATGTTTACTTAACGACATCATAAATATTTGGGAAGACCATGCATTGCTCAAAACCAAACCTTTGTCGGTATTCATTAATAGTTTTTGGCTTTCTCGTATAGCGAGACCTTCTTTGACTTTTCTTAAgttaaaatctttttctttgaTTCTTATTTTTCCTTCGTTCCAATTGATCTTGTGTTGCTTATTTCTTATGACATGTCTTGCAATGGCTGATTTTTTACATTCTTACGTTGCCTTCGTTGTCGTCCTTTCTCTCTTCGAATTTCTTGCTTTCACCTAAATATACTTAGTCGCAGGTTCCACATGGAATCAAGTAAATTCCTgcttgattttcattttctttaccTTTCAGACTTCGGAGCATATTTAAGACTTTTATGTCTGGGGTAAAATTTATCTTCCACTTCAATTTACGGCGTTAATAACTTCCAACTTTGTTTGATATAGGTATTACCGATATATGGTAATGGAAgaaaggctgtaaactttggggaggtcacgcagatacagaaaATCGGGTAACACACCAGACTTAACGATAAAATGGcggatttcataaaaaattcacctcCTGTGACGATTCTCGTCGCCGTGACGATGCGatgttgttaattttttttgtatgtaaaatcttTCGAAGTGGTGTGTttccgcgtatctaataaaatggcgatctgcgtgacctccccaaagtttacagccttgaatGGAACCCAATATTCGTCATTTGCTTTGTCTTTTTTATTGATCTTGGGATAACGTTATTATGTTGTTCTCATTTAGTGGACTTTGTAGTAAATTATTGTTGAGTGGATTTGCGATTTCAGTTATGACATTTGATGCTCTCTGTCTTCTATTAATGAATTCAATTGGAAATGCGTTTTCTTGCAGGGTTCTCTTAATACGATCTAATTCGTCTTGAAGGTAATTTTGACTGCAGATTTTGAAAGCATGGTAAACCGATGCGTCTATGACCGAAACTTTCTGTGATTTTTGgtgaaagaaattaaaattatgctACAGAgcaacacacttcaagcaagagtggtactctaaatagagtactgaaacgggacagtgtatcgaaaaaaaaaaattgccacaGCAAAATAttctggaaacatttttcatacaaatatagtactctatttggcagttGTCACTCGAAGcccttttgcttgaagtgcgttgaccaACCACTTATTAGTTTAAGTCCCTCGTCAAATCGACTGCAtttgcctggtttactttactctgacGTGGTAATTTCGTTACTGGTGAATATACCCAGTTTTTAGGCTTTGTAACAGCGGTaactcaaaataatttaaatttatttctgggAATGTTTCGACTCCTATGTCCGCTAAAGATGATCAAGAAAAAAGGTTGCAAGTGGCTCTTTGGTCCATTCTCGGCCATTCCAACAATTATCAGTTAGTAAGAGTCTTCATTAGCTAATAACGTTCGATGCTGAGGAAGCCTTCGATAGTGTACGGCACAAATGCTTGCTGCACCACACGTTTTTTCCTCCAATGTTCCCTAATGTTTAACGAAACCTTTGCAATCGTTACCGATGCACCGCGTCTTACATTCTCACTGgtgttcttcaattttattatcacTTGTTAACTTTGATTCTGTATAACCTATGACTTAATATTCTGTTGGAAATAAAGTGACTAAAAGTAAAACAAAGAAACTCTCCGTTTggattattaattaattatattttagGCGATGATTATGTTTATAATACAAATCCTTAAATACCTAACTAATTAAGTgtctaagatttttttttgtaatattttcttttttgatattttttttcttaatttttttttaagcaaaaaaagtataaaaatggCTTCGTGTCTCTATAAATTGTGTATAGGTGTTACTGTTCTAATCGTGTATAATGTTTCTGGAGAATAAGAAGTGAACgttaatttcgatttattttttgtataaaatttttttcgtttttttccattttttttattttataaaaagagAATCATCGTTTTTATATAATTGAATTGGTTAAATGATAAACCGATTTATTTTCGGCCGATAATTCCATTCCATTTTATTAAACTCTAGATGCAAatcgtttttgattttgtttgtttttagtaaaaatttttttttcttgcattttcataattaattaactttgttaGATTAGAAGGCCACATATTAATAAGGTAGAGTAGTTTAATCtacttttcaaaattcctgtttgaatgtaaaaaaaataataatattttttccctatccaaatttgtttgtttttttcatctttCGTTCGTTATGATTTTAAGCCGTGatggaaaattacaaaaaaagaattctgaGGTTCAACTAAACGAATATCtataaatcgattaaaaaaatactACAATATAAATGTTCTTCATTGACATGCGTGTGTGTCTGTTGTCGGTATAAAAATATGATCTCATtctcttttccatttttactctcaatttttttattttctcttttctttcattaaaattttaattatatttttcgacaaaaaaaatgtaacaaattgTAAAACATAATACTTCTAAGCTCTAATAAGAATtggttttctttatttaaccCCATTTCTCCGAAATTGTTTCCTTTAATTCTTTTTATATAGAAATTATTCGTCGAATGTGAAGACGAAAgggaagaatttttttttttttaaatttgatgagAGAGATGTGCAAAATATGGAATATCATTGAAATTACAATGGTTtgctgtcttttttacctgtTCTCTGTCTAACTGATCTGTCTGAGttcacatttttgattttgatattttcccAATGTGAAAAATATAGCTCAACGGTTCCGTTGCGGATAACATTTCCAAGcgcaataaaagaaaatttatcagaaccaaaaatgtaaaaaatagtCTCAGAAAATAACGTTAGCCAATTCGTTCTATATTCAACTATCGACTTTCCATTATGAATGGTGGTGAAACGAGTGAATCGCAAATTAGATCCTGGAGACAGTCGCGTAATTAAATTTCTCACTCGGTGAACGAGAATTGTCATTTTAATCCCCGAAAATCCCTAATAATGCGACATATTATAGTAATTTAAATATCGGATGGAAAGGATGAAAATTGTGTCCTTTTAATTAGTGTTTTGTCATCGAAGTGTCGATGAACTTAAATTACTCGGATTACATCATCACCATATTCTGAAAGGATTATGCATTAGAAAATGCAATGGAAACGATATGTTATGGAAAGGATGACTCTTTGATATTCCAATTGAGTTCTTTTCCCCGTAAACAAGACTctcataaaatttttctttgatttttatttgtttttttgattaaCCCGATGAGACCGACTGGGATACCTGTTATCCCAGCTTGCATCCCTTTGCATCTTTGCTGCATCCTGTAGGCATCTTAAGCTGGTAAACATCGGAAGACTTAACACTTAATTAAATGCATTACATGATATTTATAACGGTTAATATTGCTtctatttccatttttctttctcgttaaaaaattattttcaataaaaaaacaaattagaaaatgttttgtgttcATTGTTGAATCGAAAATACTGTGCAAAAAGCGAAAGAATggtaaaagttaaaatgaaatgccTGTCAAAAACTCCCGGACaatccaaaaaaataataataatcaaaaagCGAAATTTCACCTGTTATCTACCAggttaaatttcaattattcttttaaaaaaaaaatgcttctactgaaaattgaaagtaacaaaacaaaataatatttaaaatttcaaaaagaaaaaactaaaagaaaacATCGTGACGATTTTGCTTGCAGATAAGAGTTTAgtagtttaattaaaaaaagatttttttttcaattttattttttaatttaatactTGCCACTAATAAAAAATACCTTTTTAATTCGCCCAGCGAtttaaacagaagaaaaataattataaatttcaatctcaatttttcttcttcatcgcAATTGATTTTCCCTCGCACCCGATTACTTATGtttggttcttttttttttgttgtttaagtttaataattttaatcagttttttagattttatttttattccttaaattaaaaaaaagaagaaaattaactTTAACCTCAGTGATTCTCTTTCATTgtagttttttaattttgttgttgttgtggtttttgttgttacttttttagtttatcaattttcactttttacatattttcaaattgatcGACACGACGTTTCGTATTACCTTTACGAATTTCACGTAAAGTTTTGTATTTGTCACGTCCTTGACGTACGTTCTCACGATGAATTTTATCGTTTACGGTTTCTTTTGTCTCATCTCGAGATTGTGCCAAATCTTGTTTGAGTGCCTGTTAAAAACACGGATAGTTGTTAAGTGTTCGGAATTTTAGAATTGTTATTTTCGATTACCAGTGACGAAATGAGATCGCTTTTAgcacaaaaattcatattttcgtGTGCTAAAATCTTCATTTTGTTACGCGTATCGACCACAAGCTTTTGTATTTTGGTTACGAGAAGAAAATTGTCATTCACTGACTTTGCACATTTCATTCCATCACTAGTGTCGTAAAAAGCATTTAGTCATTCGACACATGTGTCGAAATGAATTTCCTTCAACACCGGTGTCGAAATCAATTTCCTTCGGCGCTAGTGCCGAACCGAATGTCATTCAATACTAGTGCTACCTTTCGATACCAGCACGACACACGTGAAGTACTCTTTTCTTCGTGACGACCAAATTACAAGAAACGTTTTCTTTCTGTTAAAATTTACCTTCAATTGGTCATGAAGACGTTCACTTCGTTCCGCTAATGTACGTCTATCCTCAACGGGATCCTTGATACTTTCATCGATATCTAGGTCTCTAGATACGTCACCGCTGTTGTTGTCACCATTTGTCATCTCCTCATCATCTTCGGCAATGTGATGATGTTGTGGCGTTGCTGATGCAGCTAATAGAGCAGCAGCTACTTCCTCCTGAAaatagtttcatttttttttataaaacttaGTCCAATGCTAACATTGTCCCTCAGACAATCTATGATGATAATTACCTGCTTGCGACGTGCTTCTTCGACTTCATCTTGTAAACGTTTCGTTTCACTGTCCTTGATATTAACTTCATCTTGAATACGTTGAACCTCTGCCTGTTTGGCTTGAATTTCTTCTTCCAATTTCATACGTTCGGCTGCCTCCATATTCTTGGCATCTTCTAAGCGCTGCAACATTCCCTTCAATTCCTTCTGGCGTTGTTCCAATTCTTCCTTGGCCGCTTGCAACTGTCTAAGTTGCTCCTCCAATCGTCGGATAATATCTTGAGCTTCGGACAAGTTAGCCTGCGATCTTTCCACTTCCTCTTGCATGGCACGCAGACGGTCTTCATACTCTTGTTGTTTCTTTTCGGCACGTTCCCGAGCTGCCAATGccatttgtaatttttcacgTTCCTGTTGCTTAGCATTCTTTTCTTCTCTGGCTTGCGCTTTCATTTGTTGAACGTCAATTGTGTCGGGCTTACGACGGCGCATATACAATTCATGGTTGCCCATACACAATGCCAGAATTCGTTTATTGATACGAACACGCGGTGCGAAGAACACAAAATCGGGCGCTTTCTTATCAATTGGTTTGATAATGAATTTCCTATCATTGAACGAGATATTACGAATCTCAGACCATGGGAATCCGATTTTCGGTGTCAATTTGTCATCTTTTTCGTAGATGTTCAAGCCCAATGCGTCAACGCCCAACCACAGTTCCGTACCTTTTTTATTAcgaatttcgaaataatttacCCCATACATTTCCAAATCCTGagctattttcaaatattccaTCATAGCATCTTCGCGTAGCATGCCTTTGTGTTCCTGCCACCATGACATAATCGATTGTTCCCATTCGTCTTTCGACATTTTATGCTGATCGATTACACGTTGCGGCAATAAGCGATCGTTCGACAAGAAACCTGCGTTGTGTGAACCTTTATTATGATCACCGTGACGAGCCTGGACGGCATACGATGCTAGCAGCACAGATGTTTCGGGCGGTGAATATATTTCGTCCGATAAAATGGCATTTTTCACTTGAAGATAGAATAAGCGTAGAGTAATGTCTTGGATAAGTTCTTCAGCAACGTCTTCAGGATAGAATTTGGCACGGAATTTGAACTGGAGTGGATTTTCCCGTTTGACGTCTTGATTCATCACCTAAAACATAGAATAAGAAAGATTAAATGTCGGTTTTTGTGGAAGGTGCAAGTGAATTGGAAAGATTTGATTTTCAGTATTTTTATCTCTTCAAATTACCCAGTTTGAAAACGGCATAGACCCTGTCTGGTCCAATAAGCAagcattcaattgaaaatgttaaattgaattagttCATTTGTATCATTGATTTTGTAAGATTTAACAAAGtgttaacctttcacagacgacaGGCATATCATTAGTATAAACATTGAGTGTATGAAAAGATGGATAGAAAATCttatacttcatttgttctagATGCACTTTGATATATATAAAAAGCCAGAGCTCCTTGCCCTTTCTTTTTCAAAGACAGATAACACCGCCGTCCGCAAGAGGTTAAACAACGTTTTGATATAAAAGTCAGATTAACAGAGGAATGTGAATACGATAGTGATGAAATAGACTtggtaaatatttacattccTCACATTTGTGAAAGGTCGAAGGGAAGGGCTAAACTGTAAAGTCAAAGATATAATTTTTTCAGTCATCATCAAACAAATCCGTTTGTGCCAACGAAACGGTTCTTCTTTTAAACGATATTTATCATGTCTTATTTAACCGCAATTGATAGGCAAATCGTGGCAAAATAGTCACCTAttattcaacgaaattatcaattatcgtaCGGCTCtgaagtttttctttcaatattgTTGTCGTGATGCTGTTATGTTTAATCAACTCTCATTTCGCCTGCATGATCGATCCAACCGTTCATTTTAAACGATTCAGATAGAAAGTTGTTTAAGTCTGTTATTGCCTCATTACACTccacggttttttttttcatgcattttatttgttttagtgttttgtgCTACCGGTTAATTACGAAAAGATTGAGTTAAGAGAAATAAGAATTGCATTTGGAAAAGATGTATAATGTAGTGAGTGGACCATTATTTATGGAACACTAAACGTTTTTATGTGGTGGAAAATATGTGCAATGTGCAAGCGTGTGTAAAGGTTTAATTTGTCATTAATGTTCATTACTCCTAATGATTCATTAGGTGTG contains the following coding sequences:
- the LOC119068630 gene encoding moesin/ezrin/radixin homolog 1 isoform X2, which translates into the protein MPKSLNVRVTTMDAELEFAIQQTTTGKQLFDQVVKTIGLREVWFFGLQYTDSKGDLTWIKLYKKVMNQDVKRENPLQFKFRAKFYPEDVAEELIQDITLRLFYLQVKNAILSDEIYSPPETSVLLASYAVQARHGDHNKGSHNAGFLSNDRLLPQRVIDQHKMSKDEWEQSIMSWWQEHKGMLREDAMMEYLKIAQDLEMYGVNYFEIRNKKGTELWLGVDALGLNIYEKDDKLTPKIGFPWSEIRNISFNDRKFIIKPIDKKAPDFVFFAPRVRINKRILALCMGNHELYMRRRKPDTIDVQQMKAQAREEKNAKQQEREKLQMALAARERAEKKQQEYEDRLRAMQEEVERSQANLSEAQDIIRRLEEQLRQLQAAKEELEQRQKELKGMLQRLEDAKNMEAAERMKLEEEIQAKQAEVQRIQDEVNIKDSETKRLQDEVEEARRKQEEVAAALLAASATPQHHHIAEDDEEMTNGDNNSGDVSRDLDIDESIKDPVEDRRTLAERSERLHDQLKALKQDLAQSRDETKETVNDKIHRENVRQGRDKYKTLREIRKGNTKRRVDQFENM
- the LOC119068630 gene encoding moesin/ezrin/radixin homolog 1 isoform X1 is translated as MVSSSKMLNVRVTTMDAELEFAIQQTTTGKQLFDQVVKTIGLREVWFFGLQYTDSKGDLTWIKLYKKVMNQDVKRENPLQFKFRAKFYPEDVAEELIQDITLRLFYLQVKNAILSDEIYSPPETSVLLASYAVQARHGDHNKGSHNAGFLSNDRLLPQRVIDQHKMSKDEWEQSIMSWWQEHKGMLREDAMMEYLKIAQDLEMYGVNYFEIRNKKGTELWLGVDALGLNIYEKDDKLTPKIGFPWSEIRNISFNDRKFIIKPIDKKAPDFVFFAPRVRINKRILALCMGNHELYMRRRKPDTIDVQQMKAQAREEKNAKQQEREKLQMALAARERAEKKQQEYEDRLRAMQEEVERSQANLSEAQDIIRRLEEQLRQLQAAKEELEQRQKELKGMLQRLEDAKNMEAAERMKLEEEIQAKQAEVQRIQDEVNIKDSETKRLQDEVEEARRKQEEVAAALLAASATPQHHHIAEDDEEMTNGDNNSGDVSRDLDIDESIKDPVEDRRTLAERSERLHDQLKALKQDLAQSRDETKETVNDKIHRENVRQGRDKYKTLREIRKGNTKRRVDQFENM